The proteins below are encoded in one region of Hordeum vulgare subsp. vulgare chromosome 3H, MorexV3_pseudomolecules_assembly, whole genome shotgun sequence:
- the LOC123442429 gene encoding uncharacterized protein LOC123442429 isoform X3, producing the protein MLLPGRNFANESMCAMKNKQRYHESDLPVKLTFQSLKEVTNNFADKLGSGASSEVYRGEFDGKVIAVKKLPFRIGIDEKLFQNEYEHLKRLKHHNIVRLVGFCDETEHVFAEYKGKTIIAEEIHRALCLEFLPNGPLSDYLREKYTGHSWYTRFQIINGMCEGLKYIHEVSVVHLDIKPGNILLDAKMIPKIADFGLSRLLVEECIREATQLGTIGYIPREFIDNQVISREFDIFSLGVTIMKILTEPMDYWNISYMNDKECIEHVQDNWRKRFEEIPRYPWLEDCKQVRTCIEIALRCMDPERLNRPSLNHIVSKLIPVRRTVVPYTCDVERISVNYMPAPFFEKEELSPQHLNYMPAPFFEEEELSPQHLNYIPACFTSDSGFEVECMSANSTTDLWLPIDIQEIDTPQMPSPEPEDSHIRTCELSFEFLREITNDFSKDRIVSECASATIFKGILNSGEETRVKRFRASKKDIPDKEFQNEVGKLMEIKHKNIVRLLGYCNEKKREAVKHDGRYIVTCKVETLLLYEYVPNRSLDQYIYGDSCQLEWNMRFKIILAICEALHFLHTELNKPISHLPLTPENILLDKKLVPKLSDIGLSDLFEGLSPEGTEYDPEINRYKAPEYINRYTISFQSNIYSLGLLIMDIATGEKDSSHARQTMDSSHSANVRQKWTDEYIASKYTSLDVTCIGQLRVCLQIALWCVEDNRQDRPSIREIVNTLNNPYIGRALNKPGVGPILLLSVQPQRLCFPLPSTRLISRLLCLTNNKDECIAFRLLTDNPGRYHTELPLCGIVPPKCTYTINVVVHEQTKQLPSNSDEFLTLICTTTHEKELKNLDADSAAVLFGNPDHEVQEMMLPVVCDSSEETISNQIIASQHCRVVPSVDVHSISQNYRQVLSIDVHPKEPWLLTTNQMGTLCIWNYQKKETLNSLEVTPGEPVYSAKFIEPKHWFVTGDGDGYIHVYSYDTMKEAMNFKAHENTIMSLALHSSFSFVLSASDDHLIKLWDWDKRWECMRTFSGHYDRVTQVMFDPRSSNEFLSASMDGSVKRWYLYYGNCDNTFVDKSGGLLCLHYIRDRQVYYDGRLLVAGSSDGVAKVWDELEGECVGTLEGHTNCLTALCWHPKHEVLVTGSLDGTVQIWKQTSTRYRLENIIRLNLGAVTALAYIPEARSQTVPYTKLWHFLKEAFNEFINCCLGSESSKHPSMSFVQSGI; encoded by the exons ATGCTCTTGCCCGGAAGGAATTTTGCAAATGAATCAATGTGTGCCATGAAGAATAAGCAACGATACCATGAAAGTGACTTGCCAGTGAAACTGACATTCCAATCCTTAAAGGAGGTCACAAACAACTTCGCCGACAAACTTGGCAGCGGTGCATCTTCAGAAGTTTACAGG GGAGAGTTCGATGGAAAAGTGATTGCCGTAAAGAAACTTCCATTCAGGATTGGGATTGACGAGAAGCTATTCCAAAACGAATACGAACACCTTAAGAGGCTCAAGCATCATAATATCGTGCGGCTAGTGGGCTTCTGTGATGAAACAGAGCATGTATTTGCAGAGTACAAAGGGAAAACAATAATTGCCGAAGAAATACATAGGGCACTCTGCCTCGAGTTCCTACCCAACGGACCCCTTAGTGACTATCTTCGTG AAAAATATACTGGACATAGTTGGTACACACGGTTCCAGATAATCAACGGGATGTGTGAGGGTTTGAAATATATTCATGAAGTTTCCGTTGTGCATTTGGATATAAAGCCTGGTAATATATTGCTAGATGCGAAAATGATACCGAAAATTGCGGATTTTGGATTATCAAGGCTACTGGTCGAAGAATGCATCAGAGAGGCAACTCAGTTAGGGACAAT TGGATACATACCAAGGGAGTTCATAGACAATCAAGTTATCTCAAGAGAGTTTGACATCTTTAGCTTAGGGGTTACAATTATGAAGATATTGACAGAACCAATGGACTACTGGAACATTTCTTACATGAATGACAAGGAATGTATTGAGCAT GTACAGGACAACTGGAGGAAAAGGTTTGAGGAGATACCACGGTATCCATGGCTTGAAGATTGCAAACAAGTAAGAACTTGTATTGAGATCGCACTACGATGTATGGATCCTGAGCGACTTAATAGGCCTTCGCTGAATCATATTGTCAGTAAGCTGATTCCAGTACGAAGGACAGTGGTACCTTATACGTGCGATGTAGAACGTATATCTGTCAATTATATGCCTGCCccttttttcgaaaaggaggaaCTTAGCCCCCAGCATCTCAATTATATGCCTGCCCCTTTTTTCGAAGAGGAGGAACTTAGCCCCCAGCATCTCAATTATATTCCTGCCTGTTTTACATCGGATTCTGGTTTTGAAGTGGAGTGTATGTCTGCCAATTCTACAACGGACTTATGGTTGCCGATAGACATCCAGGAGATAGACACTCCTCAGATGCCTTCACCAG AACCGGAAGATTCACACATTCGCACATGTGAACTATCGTTCGAGTTTCTACGAGAAATTACTAATGATTTTTCAAAGGACCGAATAGTTTCTGAATGCGCATCTGCGACAATTTTTAAG GGTATACTTAACTCTGGAGAAGAGACTCGGGTGAAGAGGTTTAGGGCAAGTAAAAAGGATATTCCAGATAAGGAGTTTCAGAATGAAGTTGGAAAGCTCAtggagatcaaacacaaaaatataGTACGGTTACTCGGCTATTGCAACGAAAAGAAGAGGGAAGCTGTGAAGCATGACGGGAGATATATTGTGACATGCAAGGTAGAAACTTTGCTATTGTACGAGTATGTGCCAAATAGAAGCCTTGACCAATATATTTATG GTGATTCTTGTCAACTTGAGTGGAATATGCGCTTCAAGATAATTTTGGCCATTTGTGAGGCGTTGCATTTCTTACATACTGAGTTAAACAAGCCTATCAGTCATCTGCCTCTTACTCCTGAGAACATACTATTAGACAAAAAATTGGTACCAAAACTTTCAGATATTGGTCTATCAGATTTGTTTGAAGGACTATCCCCAGAGGGCACAGAATATGATCCGGAAATAAA TCGGTACAAGGCTCCAGAATACATAAACAGATACACTATTTCATTCCAATCAAACATATACAGCTTAGGTCTCTTAATAATGGATATCGCAACAGGAGAGAAGGACAGCTCTCATGCTCGACAAACCATGGATAGTAGCCATTCTGCGAAT GTACGTCAAAAGTGGACGGATGAATACATAGCATCAAAGTATACATCACTGGATGTCACTTGCATTGGTCAACTCAGAGTATGCCTCCAGATTGCGTTATGGTGTGTCGAGGACAACAGACAGGACAGGCCATCTATACGGGAAATTGTCAATACACTGAACAATCCATATATAGGCAGAGCATTAAACAAG CCAGGAGTCGGTCCCATCTTATTGTTGAGCGTGCAACCCCAGCGTCTCTGCTTCCCTCTCCCTTCCACAAGGTTGATTTCCCGCCTGTTGTGCCTAACAAACAACAAGGATGAGTGTATCGCCTTCAGGCTCCTCACGGATAACCCAGGGAGGTACCATACAGAGTTGCCGCTTTGCGGTATTGTACCGCCAAAGTGCACCTACACTATCAACGTGGTAGTGCACGAGCAGACAAAGCAGCTACCATCAAATAGCGACGAGTTTTTGACCCTCATCTGCACAACAACGCATGAGAAGGAACTCAAGAATCTCGACGCAGACTCTGCCGCAGTCCTTTTTGGGAACCCCGATCATGAGGTGCAAGAGATGATGCTCCCTGTTGTTTGTGACTCATCGGAAGAGACTATCTCTAATCAG ATCATAGCCAGTCAGCATTGCCGAGTGGTTCCATCCGTTGATGTTCATTCAATCAGCCAAAATTACCGGCAGGTGTTGTCCATAGATGTGCATCCAAAGGAGCCTTG GCTATTGACGACCAACCAAATGGGCACTCTTTGCATTTGGAACTACCAGAAGAAG GAAACGTTGAACTCCTTGGAAGTTACTCCAGGAGAACCAG TATATTCCGCAAAATTTATCGAACCAAAGCATTGGTTCGTGACTGGGGATGGCGATGGATACATTCATGTGTACAGTTATGATACAATGAAAGAAGCCATGAACTTCAAAGCTCATGAGAATACCATCATGTCTTTGGCTCTGCATTCGAGTTTTTCTTTCGTGCTATCAGCATCTGACGATCACCTGATCAAGCTTTGGGACTGGGACAAGCGCTGGGAATGTATGCGGACATTTAGTGGACACTATGACAGAGTCACACAAGTGATGTTTGACCCGCGGTCGAGTAATGAGTTTCTAAGTGCTTCCATGGATGGCAGTGTCAAG CGCTGGTACCTCTACTATGGTAATTGCGACAACACGTTTGTAGACAAATCAGGTGGCCTCCTATGTCTTCACTACATCAGAGATAGGCAAGTTTACTATGATGGGAGATTACTGGTTGCTGGCTCTTCGGATGGTGTTGCAAAG GTCTGGGATGAGCTTGAGGGAGAATGTGTTGGTACGCTTGAAGGACATACAAACTGTCTCACTGCTCTTTGTTGGCACCCCAAACATGAAGTATTAGTAACAGGTTCCCTTGATGGGACCGTACAAATCTGGAAGCAAACTAGCACTAGATACAG
- the LOC123442429 gene encoding uncharacterized protein LOC123442429 isoform X2 yields the protein MLLPGRNFANESMCAMKNKQRYHESDLPVKLTFQSLKEVTNNFADKLGSGASSEVYRGEFDGKVIAVKKLPFRIGIDEKLFQNEYEHLKRLKHHNIVRLVGFCDETEHVFAEYKGKTIIAEEIHRALCLEFLPNGPLSDYLREKYTGHSWYTRFQIINGMCEGLKYIHEVSVVHLDIKPGNILLDAKMIPKIADFGLSRLLVEECIREATQLGTIGYIPREFIDNQVISREFDIFSLGVTIMKILTEPMDYWNISYMNDKECIEHDNWRKRFEEIPRYPWLEDCKQVRTCIEIALRCMDPERLNRPSLNHIVSKLIPVRRTVVPYTCDVERISVNYMPAPFFEKEELSPQHLNYMPAPFFEEEELSPQHLNYIPACFTSDSGFEVECMSANSTTDLWLPIDIQEIDTPQMPSPEPEDSHIRTCELSFEFLREITNDFSKDRIVSECASATIFKGILNSGEETRVKRFRASKKDIPDKEFQNEVGKLMEIKHKNIVRLLGYCNEKKREAVKHDGRYIVTCKVETLLLYEYVPNRSLDQYIYGDSCQLEWNMRFKIILAICEALHFLHTELNKPISHLPLTPENILLDKKLVPKLSDIGLSDLFEGLSPEGTEYDPEINRYKAPEYINRYTISFQSNIYSLGLLIMDIATGEKDSSHARQTMDSSHSANVRQKWTDEYIASKYTSLDVTCIGQLRVCLQIALWCVEDNRQDRPSIREIVNTLNNPYIGRALNKPGVGPILLLSVQPQRLCFPLPSTRLISRLLCLTNNKDECIAFRLLTDNPGRYHTELPLCGIVPPKCTYTINVVVHEQTKQLPSNSDEFLTLICTTTHEKELKNLDADSAAVLFGNPDHEVQEMMLPVVCDSSEETISNQIIASQHCRVVPSVDVHSISQNYRQVLSIDVHPKEPWLLTTNQMGTLCIWNYQKKETLNSLEVTPGEPVYSAKFIEPKHWFVTGDGDGYIHVYSYDTMKEAMNFKAHENTIMSLALHSSFSFVLSASDDHLIKLWDWDKRWECMRTFSGHYDRVTQVMFDPRSSNEFLSASMDGSVKRWYLYYGNCDNTFVDKSGGLLCLHYIRDRQVYYDGRLLVAGSSDGVAKVWDELEGECVGTLEGHTNCLTALCWHPKHEVLVTGSLDGTVQIWKQTSTRYRLENIIRLNLGAVTALAYIPEARSQTVPYTKLWHFLKEAFNEFINCCLGSESSKHPSMSFVQRVVVGCEQGIAMVEIDYL from the exons ATGCTCTTGCCCGGAAGGAATTTTGCAAATGAATCAATGTGTGCCATGAAGAATAAGCAACGATACCATGAAAGTGACTTGCCAGTGAAACTGACATTCCAATCCTTAAAGGAGGTCACAAACAACTTCGCCGACAAACTTGGCAGCGGTGCATCTTCAGAAGTTTACAGG GGAGAGTTCGATGGAAAAGTGATTGCCGTAAAGAAACTTCCATTCAGGATTGGGATTGACGAGAAGCTATTCCAAAACGAATACGAACACCTTAAGAGGCTCAAGCATCATAATATCGTGCGGCTAGTGGGCTTCTGTGATGAAACAGAGCATGTATTTGCAGAGTACAAAGGGAAAACAATAATTGCCGAAGAAATACATAGGGCACTCTGCCTCGAGTTCCTACCCAACGGACCCCTTAGTGACTATCTTCGTG AAAAATATACTGGACATAGTTGGTACACACGGTTCCAGATAATCAACGGGATGTGTGAGGGTTTGAAATATATTCATGAAGTTTCCGTTGTGCATTTGGATATAAAGCCTGGTAATATATTGCTAGATGCGAAAATGATACCGAAAATTGCGGATTTTGGATTATCAAGGCTACTGGTCGAAGAATGCATCAGAGAGGCAACTCAGTTAGGGACAAT TGGATACATACCAAGGGAGTTCATAGACAATCAAGTTATCTCAAGAGAGTTTGACATCTTTAGCTTAGGGGTTACAATTATGAAGATATTGACAGAACCAATGGACTACTGGAACATTTCTTACATGAATGACAAGGAATGTATTGAGCAT GACAACTGGAGGAAAAGGTTTGAGGAGATACCACGGTATCCATGGCTTGAAGATTGCAAACAAGTAAGAACTTGTATTGAGATCGCACTACGATGTATGGATCCTGAGCGACTTAATAGGCCTTCGCTGAATCATATTGTCAGTAAGCTGATTCCAGTACGAAGGACAGTGGTACCTTATACGTGCGATGTAGAACGTATATCTGTCAATTATATGCCTGCCccttttttcgaaaaggaggaaCTTAGCCCCCAGCATCTCAATTATATGCCTGCCCCTTTTTTCGAAGAGGAGGAACTTAGCCCCCAGCATCTCAATTATATTCCTGCCTGTTTTACATCGGATTCTGGTTTTGAAGTGGAGTGTATGTCTGCCAATTCTACAACGGACTTATGGTTGCCGATAGACATCCAGGAGATAGACACTCCTCAGATGCCTTCACCAG AACCGGAAGATTCACACATTCGCACATGTGAACTATCGTTCGAGTTTCTACGAGAAATTACTAATGATTTTTCAAAGGACCGAATAGTTTCTGAATGCGCATCTGCGACAATTTTTAAG GGTATACTTAACTCTGGAGAAGAGACTCGGGTGAAGAGGTTTAGGGCAAGTAAAAAGGATATTCCAGATAAGGAGTTTCAGAATGAAGTTGGAAAGCTCAtggagatcaaacacaaaaatataGTACGGTTACTCGGCTATTGCAACGAAAAGAAGAGGGAAGCTGTGAAGCATGACGGGAGATATATTGTGACATGCAAGGTAGAAACTTTGCTATTGTACGAGTATGTGCCAAATAGAAGCCTTGACCAATATATTTATG GTGATTCTTGTCAACTTGAGTGGAATATGCGCTTCAAGATAATTTTGGCCATTTGTGAGGCGTTGCATTTCTTACATACTGAGTTAAACAAGCCTATCAGTCATCTGCCTCTTACTCCTGAGAACATACTATTAGACAAAAAATTGGTACCAAAACTTTCAGATATTGGTCTATCAGATTTGTTTGAAGGACTATCCCCAGAGGGCACAGAATATGATCCGGAAATAAA TCGGTACAAGGCTCCAGAATACATAAACAGATACACTATTTCATTCCAATCAAACATATACAGCTTAGGTCTCTTAATAATGGATATCGCAACAGGAGAGAAGGACAGCTCTCATGCTCGACAAACCATGGATAGTAGCCATTCTGCGAAT GTACGTCAAAAGTGGACGGATGAATACATAGCATCAAAGTATACATCACTGGATGTCACTTGCATTGGTCAACTCAGAGTATGCCTCCAGATTGCGTTATGGTGTGTCGAGGACAACAGACAGGACAGGCCATCTATACGGGAAATTGTCAATACACTGAACAATCCATATATAGGCAGAGCATTAAACAAG CCAGGAGTCGGTCCCATCTTATTGTTGAGCGTGCAACCCCAGCGTCTCTGCTTCCCTCTCCCTTCCACAAGGTTGATTTCCCGCCTGTTGTGCCTAACAAACAACAAGGATGAGTGTATCGCCTTCAGGCTCCTCACGGATAACCCAGGGAGGTACCATACAGAGTTGCCGCTTTGCGGTATTGTACCGCCAAAGTGCACCTACACTATCAACGTGGTAGTGCACGAGCAGACAAAGCAGCTACCATCAAATAGCGACGAGTTTTTGACCCTCATCTGCACAACAACGCATGAGAAGGAACTCAAGAATCTCGACGCAGACTCTGCCGCAGTCCTTTTTGGGAACCCCGATCATGAGGTGCAAGAGATGATGCTCCCTGTTGTTTGTGACTCATCGGAAGAGACTATCTCTAATCAG ATCATAGCCAGTCAGCATTGCCGAGTGGTTCCATCCGTTGATGTTCATTCAATCAGCCAAAATTACCGGCAGGTGTTGTCCATAGATGTGCATCCAAAGGAGCCTTG GCTATTGACGACCAACCAAATGGGCACTCTTTGCATTTGGAACTACCAGAAGAAG GAAACGTTGAACTCCTTGGAAGTTACTCCAGGAGAACCAG TATATTCCGCAAAATTTATCGAACCAAAGCATTGGTTCGTGACTGGGGATGGCGATGGATACATTCATGTGTACAGTTATGATACAATGAAAGAAGCCATGAACTTCAAAGCTCATGAGAATACCATCATGTCTTTGGCTCTGCATTCGAGTTTTTCTTTCGTGCTATCAGCATCTGACGATCACCTGATCAAGCTTTGGGACTGGGACAAGCGCTGGGAATGTATGCGGACATTTAGTGGACACTATGACAGAGTCACACAAGTGATGTTTGACCCGCGGTCGAGTAATGAGTTTCTAAGTGCTTCCATGGATGGCAGTGTCAAG CGCTGGTACCTCTACTATGGTAATTGCGACAACACGTTTGTAGACAAATCAGGTGGCCTCCTATGTCTTCACTACATCAGAGATAGGCAAGTTTACTATGATGGGAGATTACTGGTTGCTGGCTCTTCGGATGGTGTTGCAAAG GTCTGGGATGAGCTTGAGGGAGAATGTGTTGGTACGCTTGAAGGACATACAAACTGTCTCACTGCTCTTTGTTGGCACCCCAAACATGAAGTATTAGTAACAGGTTCCCTTGATGGGACCGTACAAATCTGGAAGCAAACTAGCACTAGATACAG
- the LOC123442429 gene encoding uncharacterized protein LOC123442429 isoform X5 — protein sequence MLLPGRNFANESMCAMKNKQRYHESDLPVKLTFQSLKEVTNNFADKLGSGASSEVYRGEFDGKVIAVKKLPFRIGIDEKLFQNEYEHLKRLKHHNIVRLVGFCDETEHVFAEYKGKTIIAEEIHRALCLEFLPNGPLSDYLREKYTGHSWYTRFQIINGMCEGLKYIHEVSVVHLDIKPGNILLDAKMIPKIADFGLSRLLVEECIREATQLGTIGYIPREFIDNQVISREFDIFSLGVTIMKILTEPMDYWNISYMNDKECIEHVQDNWRKRFEEIPRYPWLEDCKQVRTCIEIALRCMDPERLNRPSLNHIVSKLIPVRRTVVPYTCDVERISVNYMPAPFFEKEELSPQHLNYMPAPFFEEEELSPQHLNYIPACFTSDSGFEVECMSANSTTDLWLPIDIQEIDTPQMPSPEPEDSHIRTCELSFEFLREITNDFSKDRIVSECASATIFKGILNSGEETRVKRFRASKKDIPDKEFQNEVGKLMEIKHKNIVRLLGYCNEKKREAVKHDGRYIVTCKVETLLLYEYVPNRSLDQYIYGDSCQLEWNMRFKIILAICEALHFLHTELNKPISHLPLTPENILLDKKLVPKLSDIGLSDLFEGLSPEGTEYDPEINRYKAPEYINRYTISFQSNIYSLGLLIMDIATGEKDSSHARQTMDSSHSANVRQKWTDEYIASKYTSLDVTCIGQLRVCLQIALWCVEDNRQDRPSIREIVNTLNNPYIGRALNKETLNSLEVTPGEPVYSAKFIEPKHWFVTGDGDGYIHVYSYDTMKEAMNFKAHENTIMSLALHSSFSFVLSASDDHLIKLWDWDKRWECMRTFSGHYDRVTQVMFDPRSSNEFLSASMDGSVKRWYLYYGNCDNTFVDKSGGLLCLHYIRDRQVYYDGRLLVAGSSDGVAKVWDELEGECVGTLEGHTNCLTALCWHPKHEVLVTGSLDGTVQIWKQTSTRYRLENIIRLNLGAVTALAYIPEARSQTVPYTKLWHFLKEAFNEFINCCLGSESSKHPSMSFVQRVVVGCEQGIAMVEIDYL from the exons ATGCTCTTGCCCGGAAGGAATTTTGCAAATGAATCAATGTGTGCCATGAAGAATAAGCAACGATACCATGAAAGTGACTTGCCAGTGAAACTGACATTCCAATCCTTAAAGGAGGTCACAAACAACTTCGCCGACAAACTTGGCAGCGGTGCATCTTCAGAAGTTTACAGG GGAGAGTTCGATGGAAAAGTGATTGCCGTAAAGAAACTTCCATTCAGGATTGGGATTGACGAGAAGCTATTCCAAAACGAATACGAACACCTTAAGAGGCTCAAGCATCATAATATCGTGCGGCTAGTGGGCTTCTGTGATGAAACAGAGCATGTATTTGCAGAGTACAAAGGGAAAACAATAATTGCCGAAGAAATACATAGGGCACTCTGCCTCGAGTTCCTACCCAACGGACCCCTTAGTGACTATCTTCGTG AAAAATATACTGGACATAGTTGGTACACACGGTTCCAGATAATCAACGGGATGTGTGAGGGTTTGAAATATATTCATGAAGTTTCCGTTGTGCATTTGGATATAAAGCCTGGTAATATATTGCTAGATGCGAAAATGATACCGAAAATTGCGGATTTTGGATTATCAAGGCTACTGGTCGAAGAATGCATCAGAGAGGCAACTCAGTTAGGGACAAT TGGATACATACCAAGGGAGTTCATAGACAATCAAGTTATCTCAAGAGAGTTTGACATCTTTAGCTTAGGGGTTACAATTATGAAGATATTGACAGAACCAATGGACTACTGGAACATTTCTTACATGAATGACAAGGAATGTATTGAGCAT GTACAGGACAACTGGAGGAAAAGGTTTGAGGAGATACCACGGTATCCATGGCTTGAAGATTGCAAACAAGTAAGAACTTGTATTGAGATCGCACTACGATGTATGGATCCTGAGCGACTTAATAGGCCTTCGCTGAATCATATTGTCAGTAAGCTGATTCCAGTACGAAGGACAGTGGTACCTTATACGTGCGATGTAGAACGTATATCTGTCAATTATATGCCTGCCccttttttcgaaaaggaggaaCTTAGCCCCCAGCATCTCAATTATATGCCTGCCCCTTTTTTCGAAGAGGAGGAACTTAGCCCCCAGCATCTCAATTATATTCCTGCCTGTTTTACATCGGATTCTGGTTTTGAAGTGGAGTGTATGTCTGCCAATTCTACAACGGACTTATGGTTGCCGATAGACATCCAGGAGATAGACACTCCTCAGATGCCTTCACCAG AACCGGAAGATTCACACATTCGCACATGTGAACTATCGTTCGAGTTTCTACGAGAAATTACTAATGATTTTTCAAAGGACCGAATAGTTTCTGAATGCGCATCTGCGACAATTTTTAAG GGTATACTTAACTCTGGAGAAGAGACTCGGGTGAAGAGGTTTAGGGCAAGTAAAAAGGATATTCCAGATAAGGAGTTTCAGAATGAAGTTGGAAAGCTCAtggagatcaaacacaaaaatataGTACGGTTACTCGGCTATTGCAACGAAAAGAAGAGGGAAGCTGTGAAGCATGACGGGAGATATATTGTGACATGCAAGGTAGAAACTTTGCTATTGTACGAGTATGTGCCAAATAGAAGCCTTGACCAATATATTTATG GTGATTCTTGTCAACTTGAGTGGAATATGCGCTTCAAGATAATTTTGGCCATTTGTGAGGCGTTGCATTTCTTACATACTGAGTTAAACAAGCCTATCAGTCATCTGCCTCTTACTCCTGAGAACATACTATTAGACAAAAAATTGGTACCAAAACTTTCAGATATTGGTCTATCAGATTTGTTTGAAGGACTATCCCCAGAGGGCACAGAATATGATCCGGAAATAAA TCGGTACAAGGCTCCAGAATACATAAACAGATACACTATTTCATTCCAATCAAACATATACAGCTTAGGTCTCTTAATAATGGATATCGCAACAGGAGAGAAGGACAGCTCTCATGCTCGACAAACCATGGATAGTAGCCATTCTGCGAAT GTACGTCAAAAGTGGACGGATGAATACATAGCATCAAAGTATACATCACTGGATGTCACTTGCATTGGTCAACTCAGAGTATGCCTCCAGATTGCGTTATGGTGTGTCGAGGACAACAGACAGGACAGGCCATCTATACGGGAAATTGTCAATACACTGAACAATCCATATATAGGCAGAGCATTAAACAAG GAAACGTTGAACTCCTTGGAAGTTACTCCAGGAGAACCAG TATATTCCGCAAAATTTATCGAACCAAAGCATTGGTTCGTGACTGGGGATGGCGATGGATACATTCATGTGTACAGTTATGATACAATGAAAGAAGCCATGAACTTCAAAGCTCATGAGAATACCATCATGTCTTTGGCTCTGCATTCGAGTTTTTCTTTCGTGCTATCAGCATCTGACGATCACCTGATCAAGCTTTGGGACTGGGACAAGCGCTGGGAATGTATGCGGACATTTAGTGGACACTATGACAGAGTCACACAAGTGATGTTTGACCCGCGGTCGAGTAATGAGTTTCTAAGTGCTTCCATGGATGGCAGTGTCAAG CGCTGGTACCTCTACTATGGTAATTGCGACAACACGTTTGTAGACAAATCAGGTGGCCTCCTATGTCTTCACTACATCAGAGATAGGCAAGTTTACTATGATGGGAGATTACTGGTTGCTGGCTCTTCGGATGGTGTTGCAAAG GTCTGGGATGAGCTTGAGGGAGAATGTGTTGGTACGCTTGAAGGACATACAAACTGTCTCACTGCTCTTTGTTGGCACCCCAAACATGAAGTATTAGTAACAGGTTCCCTTGATGGGACCGTACAAATCTGGAAGCAAACTAGCACTAGATACAG